DNA from Aphelocoma coerulescens isolate FSJ_1873_10779 chromosome 4A, UR_Acoe_1.0, whole genome shotgun sequence:
AATCATTCAAGCATGGCCTGCTGGGTACAAGTACTGCAGGGCAACTTACTTTTCATCAAGCATTAAAGTAATTACAGTAGGATTTGTGTTTGCAACACGAGTTTTAATCTGTCCAAGGCACTGGAGTAAGTGAACCACAGCAGCCTTCCTTGTGCAagcagcacacagagctggTCCCAAGAAAGATCAGAAAACTGATTTATGATCATGGCAGACATCAATTCATATCATCTGGAGATTCACTCCTACTGGCAAACCCCACATGGGCAGAACAGATCTCTGAACTTGCTACAGAACATAAGGTTGGTGTAACAGGGCCAGATTTCTGTGAGGTGTTAGTTCACAATCCTGGGGAAAATGAGGattaaaaaaacctgggaaCTTTCAAAGCCATAAGATGGGAAAAAActcataggaaaagaaaattacatatGCACTGTAAGGTAGGATCCGAATCAAGAGGTCCACATTTCAACCTCTCCTATGGTGTGACTGGAATATTCAAGAATCAATTATTACTAAAAGCCCAAGATGGGGGAAATGTCTAACACCTCCCACAGCCTTCCCAGTTTGGACAACTGCAGCTGGGCAAGCCCTGCCTTGCTGCTCACCGCAGTGAAGCACAGGCTGTGGCAGCGAGGCAGAGGAGTGGGATGagcacagggagagctggaggtgAGTGGGATGAgcacagggagagctgcagcagcccttACCCCGAGGTAGCGGCTGTCGTTGAAGAGCCGGGGGGGCAGGGGGTTCCCGCTCGCTGGCCGACTGTCCTCAGGGACGTTCTCCCGCATCCATTTCCGGTTCTCCTCATTGGCCGCGATATCCTTCTCCTCAAATTCAATTTTGTTGGCTTCCAAGAAGCCTAACACATCTTGTTGCTGCTTTTTAATCTGTCACA
Protein-coding regions in this window:
- the SH3BGRL gene encoding adapter SH3BGRL, which codes for MVIKVYIASSSGSTAIKKQQQDVLGFLEANKIEFEEKDIAANEENRKWMRENVPEDSRPASGNPLPPRLFNDSRYLGDYDAFFEARENNAVYAFLGLTAPPGSKEAEALAKQQA